From the Paramormyrops kingsleyae isolate MSU_618 chromosome 7, PKINGS_0.4, whole genome shotgun sequence genome, one window contains:
- the star gene encoding steroidogenic acute regulatory protein, mitochondrial isoform X1, which translates to MLPATFKLCAGISYGHMRNMTGLRKTAIVALSHEMKRIAGPSPNRWISQVRRRSSLSTSFAGGRTEEMPYSEAEMSYVKQGEEALQKSIRILSDQDGWKTEIVTENGDKVLSKMLPDVGKVFKLEVMLDQQPDDLYGELVGNMEQMADWNPNVKQVKILQKIGQDTLVTHEMAAETPGNVVGPRDFVSVRCAKRRGSTCFLAGMSTSHLGMPEQKGFVRAENGPTCIVMRPSTEDPTRTKFTWLLSIDLKGWIPKAIVNQVLSQTQLDFAHHLRQRMAASTMGAVLAC; encoded by the exons ATGTTGCCTGCAACTTTTAAGCTTTGTGCAGGTATCTCTTACGGACACATGCGGAACATGACGG GACTAAGGAAAACGGCGATTGTCGCGTTGAGCCATGAAATGAAGAGGATAGCAGGTCCTAGTCCCAATCGCTGGATCAGTCAGGTCCGCAGAAGAAGTTCTCTGAGTA CATCTTTTGCAGGCGGCAGGACTGAAGAGATGCCTTACAGTGAAGCAGAGATGTCCTACGTAAAGCAAGGAGAGGAGGCTCTCCAGAAGTCTATTAGGATCCTCAGTGACCAGGATGGCTGGAAGACTGAGATTGTGACG GAGAATGGTGACAAAGTCCTGAGCAAGATGCTCCCAGATGTTGGCAAGGTGTTCAAACTGGAGGTGATGTTGGACCAGCAGCCTGATGATCTGTATGGAGAGCTGGTTGGCAACATGGAACAAATGGCCGACTGGAACCCCAATGTGAAGCAGGTTAAG ATCCTTCAGAAGATTGGTCAGGACACCTTAGTGACTCATGAGATGGCGGCAGAGACGCCTGGCAATGTGGTGGGACCCCGGGACTTTGTGAGCGTGCGCTGTGCCAAGCGCCGTGGCTCCACGTGCTTCCTGGCAGGAATGTCCACAAGCCATCTGGGGATGCCTGAGCAAAAGGGCTTTGTCAG GGCAGAGAACGGGCCGACGTGCATTGTCATGCGACCCAGCACCGAGGACCCCACCAGAACGAAGTTCACCTGGCTGCTCAGCATAGATTTGAAG GGTTGGATCCCGAAAGCCATCGTCAACCAAGTGCTTTCCCAGACTCAGCTGGACTTCGCCCATCACCTGAGACAACGGATGGCTGCCAGCACTATGGGGGCTGTCCTAGCCTGCTGA
- the star gene encoding steroidogenic acute regulatory protein, mitochondrial isoform X2 — protein MLPATFKLCAGISYGHMRNMTGLRKTAIVALSHEMKRIAGPSPNRWISQVRRRSSLSSGRTEEMPYSEAEMSYVKQGEEALQKSIRILSDQDGWKTEIVTENGDKVLSKMLPDVGKVFKLEVMLDQQPDDLYGELVGNMEQMADWNPNVKQVKILQKIGQDTLVTHEMAAETPGNVVGPRDFVSVRCAKRRGSTCFLAGMSTSHLGMPEQKGFVRAENGPTCIVMRPSTEDPTRTKFTWLLSIDLKGWIPKAIVNQVLSQTQLDFAHHLRQRMAASTMGAVLAC, from the exons ATGTTGCCTGCAACTTTTAAGCTTTGTGCAGGTATCTCTTACGGACACATGCGGAACATGACGG GACTAAGGAAAACGGCGATTGTCGCGTTGAGCCATGAAATGAAGAGGATAGCAGGTCCTAGTCCCAATCGCTGGATCAGTCAGGTCCGCAGAAGAAGTTCTCTGAGTA GCGGCAGGACTGAAGAGATGCCTTACAGTGAAGCAGAGATGTCCTACGTAAAGCAAGGAGAGGAGGCTCTCCAGAAGTCTATTAGGATCCTCAGTGACCAGGATGGCTGGAAGACTGAGATTGTGACG GAGAATGGTGACAAAGTCCTGAGCAAGATGCTCCCAGATGTTGGCAAGGTGTTCAAACTGGAGGTGATGTTGGACCAGCAGCCTGATGATCTGTATGGAGAGCTGGTTGGCAACATGGAACAAATGGCCGACTGGAACCCCAATGTGAAGCAGGTTAAG ATCCTTCAGAAGATTGGTCAGGACACCTTAGTGACTCATGAGATGGCGGCAGAGACGCCTGGCAATGTGGTGGGACCCCGGGACTTTGTGAGCGTGCGCTGTGCCAAGCGCCGTGGCTCCACGTGCTTCCTGGCAGGAATGTCCACAAGCCATCTGGGGATGCCTGAGCAAAAGGGCTTTGTCAG GGCAGAGAACGGGCCGACGTGCATTGTCATGCGACCCAGCACCGAGGACCCCACCAGAACGAAGTTCACCTGGCTGCTCAGCATAGATTTGAAG GGTTGGATCCCGAAAGCCATCGTCAACCAAGTGCTTTCCCAGACTCAGCTGGACTTCGCCCATCACCTGAGACAACGGATGGCTGCCAGCACTATGGGGGCTGTCCTAGCCTGCTGA
- the ash2l gene encoding set1/Ash2 histone methyltransferase complex subunit ASH2 isoform X2 — MATEGEASGAALEAASGEGDAPFGDLATNMETESTNGKETMDPTGEGSEAADTQTGSGDEENGRQLGEVELQCALCMKWFTADTFGIDTATSLPFMTNYVFHCNVCHHSGNTYFLRKQANLREMCLTALANLTWRSRTQDEHPKTMFSKDKDIIPFIDKHWECMTTRQRPGKLTWPNNIVKAMSKERDVFLVKEHPDPGSKDPEEDYPKFGLLDQDLANIGPSYDSQKQPTSVSTGTGLNGGSAFTGGLAPGGTGKGRGAKRKQQEGGTTGTAKRTRSDPLFSAQRLPPHGYPLEHPFNKDGYRYILAEPDPHAPDPEKLELDCWAGKPIPGDLYRACLYERVLLTLHDRAPQLKISDDRLTVTGEKGYSMVRASHGIRKGSWYFEASIDDMPPDTAARLGWSQPLGNLQAPLGYDKFSYSWRSKKGTRFHQSIGKHYSNSYGQGDILGFYIELPDSTETAKALPDTYKDKALIKFKSYLYFEEKDYLDKAEKSLKPVTPSKMIFYKNGINQGVAFENLFEGMYFPAISLYKNCTVSVNFGPHFKYAPKDIKYQPMSDMGWGAVIEHTLADILYHVETDVDGRRSPPWEG; from the exons ATGGCGACCGAAGGAGAAGCGAGTGGTGCAGCCTTAGAGGCGGCGTCCGGGGAAGG GGACGCTCCGTTTGGAGATCTGGCAACGAATATGGAAACTGAATCGACGAATGGGAAAGAAACGATG GATCCCACGGGAGAGGGatcggaggcggccgacacgcaGACGGGCTCCGGGGACGAGGAAAACGGCCGTCAGCTGGGCGAGGTGGAGCTGCAGTGTGCCCTCTGCATGAAGTGGTTCACGGCGGACACCTTCGGCATAGACACGGC GACCTCCCTCCCTTTCATGACCAACTATGTCTTTCATTGCAATGTGTGTCACCATAGTGGCAACACGTACTTCCTGCGGAAGCAGGCCA ATCTTCGGGAGATGTGCCTCACTGCCTTGGCCAACTTGACATGGCGGTCAAGGACTCAAGATGAACACCCAAAGACCATGTTCTCCAAGGATAAG GACATCATTCCGTTTATCGATAAGCACTGGGAGTGCATGACCACCCGGCAGAGGCCTGGCAAGCTGACGTGGCCGAACAATATCGTGAAGGCCATG AGCAAAGAGCGAGATGTCTTTCTGGTCAAAGAGCACCCAGATCCAGGAAGCAAAGATCCAGAAGAGGACTACCCCAAATTCGGACTACTGGACCAG GACCTGGCGAACATCGGCCCTTCTTATGATAGCCAGAAACAGCCTACATCCGTCTCCACTGGGACTGGACTTAATG GTGGATCAGCGTTCACAG GTGGACTGGCACCTGGAGGCACTGGGAAAGGGCGAGGAGCAAAGCGCAAGCAGCAGGAGGGTGGCACGACTGGCACTGCCAAGCGAACTCGCAG CGACCCCCTCTTTTCAGCTCAGCGCCTGCCTCCCCATGGATACCCCCTAGAGCACCCCTTCAACAAGGACGGCTACCGCTACATCCTGGCAGAGCCAGACCCCCACGCGCCCGACCCCGAGAAGCTGGAGCTGGACTGTTGGGCGGGGAAGCCCATCCCTGGGGATCTGTACCGGGCCTGCCTGTATGAGCGCGTGCTGCTCACACTGCACGACCGAG CCCCGCAGCTGAAGATTTCCGACGACCGTCTGACGGTGACGGGGGAGAAGGGCTACTCCATGGTGCGCGCGTCCCACGGCATCAGGAAGGGCTCCTGGTATTTCGAGGCGTCCATCGATGACATGCCCCCTGACACAGCTGCTCGCCTTGGCTGGTCCCAGCCCTTGG GCAACCTTCAAGCCCCGTTGGGCTATGATAAGTTCAGCTACTCATGGCGGAGCAAGAAAGGCACCCGCTTCCACCAGTCCATCGGGAAGCACTACTCAAACAGCTATGGCCAGGGAGACATTCTGGGCTTCTACATCGAGCTGCCGGACAGCACTGAGACCGCCAAGGCCTTGCCGGACACCTATAAGGACAAG GCATTGATCAAGTTCAAAAGCTACCTGTATTTTGAGGAGAAGGACTACCTGGATAAAGCAGAGAAGAGCTTGAAACCAGTGACCCCAAGCAAG ATGATCTTCTACAAGAATGGCATCAATCAGGGGGTGGCTTTTGAAAACCTGTTTGAAGGGATGTACTTTCCCGCCATCTCCCTCTACAAAAATTGCACA GTATCTGTTAACTTTGGGCCTCATTTCAAATACGCTCCCAAGGACATTAAATACCAACCC ATGAGTGACATGGGTTGGGGAGCTGTAATTGAGCACACTCTGGCAGATATCCTGTACCATGTGGAGACCGACGTGGATGGCCGTCGCAGCCCCCCTTGGGAAGGCTGA
- the ash2l gene encoding set1/Ash2 histone methyltransferase complex subunit ASH2 isoform X1 — protein sequence MATEGEASGAALEAASGEGDAPFGDLATNMETESTNGKETMDPTGEGSEAADTQTGSGDEENGRQLGEVELQCALCMKWFTADTFGIDTATSLPFMTNYVFHCNVCHHSGNTYFLRKQANLREMCLTALANLTWRSRTQDEHPKTMFSKDKDIIPFIDKHWECMTTRQRPGKLTWPNNIVKAMSKERDVFLVKEHPDPGSKDPEEDYPKFGLLDQDLANIGPSYDSQKQPTSVSTGTGLNGGSAFTELTGSASSWGGLAPGGTGKGRGAKRKQQEGGTTGTAKRTRSDPLFSAQRLPPHGYPLEHPFNKDGYRYILAEPDPHAPDPEKLELDCWAGKPIPGDLYRACLYERVLLTLHDRAPQLKISDDRLTVTGEKGYSMVRASHGIRKGSWYFEASIDDMPPDTAARLGWSQPLGNLQAPLGYDKFSYSWRSKKGTRFHQSIGKHYSNSYGQGDILGFYIELPDSTETAKALPDTYKDKALIKFKSYLYFEEKDYLDKAEKSLKPVTPSKMIFYKNGINQGVAFENLFEGMYFPAISLYKNCTVSVNFGPHFKYAPKDIKYQPMSDMGWGAVIEHTLADILYHVETDVDGRRSPPWEG from the exons ATGGCGACCGAAGGAGAAGCGAGTGGTGCAGCCTTAGAGGCGGCGTCCGGGGAAGG GGACGCTCCGTTTGGAGATCTGGCAACGAATATGGAAACTGAATCGACGAATGGGAAAGAAACGATG GATCCCACGGGAGAGGGatcggaggcggccgacacgcaGACGGGCTCCGGGGACGAGGAAAACGGCCGTCAGCTGGGCGAGGTGGAGCTGCAGTGTGCCCTCTGCATGAAGTGGTTCACGGCGGACACCTTCGGCATAGACACGGC GACCTCCCTCCCTTTCATGACCAACTATGTCTTTCATTGCAATGTGTGTCACCATAGTGGCAACACGTACTTCCTGCGGAAGCAGGCCA ATCTTCGGGAGATGTGCCTCACTGCCTTGGCCAACTTGACATGGCGGTCAAGGACTCAAGATGAACACCCAAAGACCATGTTCTCCAAGGATAAG GACATCATTCCGTTTATCGATAAGCACTGGGAGTGCATGACCACCCGGCAGAGGCCTGGCAAGCTGACGTGGCCGAACAATATCGTGAAGGCCATG AGCAAAGAGCGAGATGTCTTTCTGGTCAAAGAGCACCCAGATCCAGGAAGCAAAGATCCAGAAGAGGACTACCCCAAATTCGGACTACTGGACCAG GACCTGGCGAACATCGGCCCTTCTTATGATAGCCAGAAACAGCCTACATCCGTCTCCACTGGGACTGGACTTAATG GTGGATCAGCGTTCACAG AGCTTACGGGGTCGGCCAGCAGTTGGG GTGGACTGGCACCTGGAGGCACTGGGAAAGGGCGAGGAGCAAAGCGCAAGCAGCAGGAGGGTGGCACGACTGGCACTGCCAAGCGAACTCGCAG CGACCCCCTCTTTTCAGCTCAGCGCCTGCCTCCCCATGGATACCCCCTAGAGCACCCCTTCAACAAGGACGGCTACCGCTACATCCTGGCAGAGCCAGACCCCCACGCGCCCGACCCCGAGAAGCTGGAGCTGGACTGTTGGGCGGGGAAGCCCATCCCTGGGGATCTGTACCGGGCCTGCCTGTATGAGCGCGTGCTGCTCACACTGCACGACCGAG CCCCGCAGCTGAAGATTTCCGACGACCGTCTGACGGTGACGGGGGAGAAGGGCTACTCCATGGTGCGCGCGTCCCACGGCATCAGGAAGGGCTCCTGGTATTTCGAGGCGTCCATCGATGACATGCCCCCTGACACAGCTGCTCGCCTTGGCTGGTCCCAGCCCTTGG GCAACCTTCAAGCCCCGTTGGGCTATGATAAGTTCAGCTACTCATGGCGGAGCAAGAAAGGCACCCGCTTCCACCAGTCCATCGGGAAGCACTACTCAAACAGCTATGGCCAGGGAGACATTCTGGGCTTCTACATCGAGCTGCCGGACAGCACTGAGACCGCCAAGGCCTTGCCGGACACCTATAAGGACAAG GCATTGATCAAGTTCAAAAGCTACCTGTATTTTGAGGAGAAGGACTACCTGGATAAAGCAGAGAAGAGCTTGAAACCAGTGACCCCAAGCAAG ATGATCTTCTACAAGAATGGCATCAATCAGGGGGTGGCTTTTGAAAACCTGTTTGAAGGGATGTACTTTCCCGCCATCTCCCTCTACAAAAATTGCACA GTATCTGTTAACTTTGGGCCTCATTTCAAATACGCTCCCAAGGACATTAAATACCAACCC ATGAGTGACATGGGTTGGGGAGCTGTAATTGAGCACACTCTGGCAGATATCCTGTACCATGTGGAGACCGACGTGGATGGCCGTCGCAGCCCCCCTTGGGAAGGCTGA
- the ash2l gene encoding set1/Ash2 histone methyltransferase complex subunit ASH2 isoform X3, whose product MATEGEASGAALEAASGEGDAPFGDLATNMETESTNGKETMDPTGEGSEAADTQTGSGDEENGRQLGEVELQCALCMKWFTADTFGIDTATSLPFMTNYVFHCNVCHHSGNTYFLRKQANLREMCLTALANLTWRSRTQDEHPKTMFSKDKDIIPFIDKHWECMTTRQRPGKLTWPNNIVKAMSKERDVFLVKEHPDPGSKDPEEDYPKFGLLDQDLANIGPSYDSQKQPTSVSTGTGLNGGLAPGGTGKGRGAKRKQQEGGTTGTAKRTRSDPLFSAQRLPPHGYPLEHPFNKDGYRYILAEPDPHAPDPEKLELDCWAGKPIPGDLYRACLYERVLLTLHDRAPQLKISDDRLTVTGEKGYSMVRASHGIRKGSWYFEASIDDMPPDTAARLGWSQPLGNLQAPLGYDKFSYSWRSKKGTRFHQSIGKHYSNSYGQGDILGFYIELPDSTETAKALPDTYKDKALIKFKSYLYFEEKDYLDKAEKSLKPVTPSKMIFYKNGINQGVAFENLFEGMYFPAISLYKNCTVSVNFGPHFKYAPKDIKYQPMSDMGWGAVIEHTLADILYHVETDVDGRRSPPWEG is encoded by the exons ATGGCGACCGAAGGAGAAGCGAGTGGTGCAGCCTTAGAGGCGGCGTCCGGGGAAGG GGACGCTCCGTTTGGAGATCTGGCAACGAATATGGAAACTGAATCGACGAATGGGAAAGAAACGATG GATCCCACGGGAGAGGGatcggaggcggccgacacgcaGACGGGCTCCGGGGACGAGGAAAACGGCCGTCAGCTGGGCGAGGTGGAGCTGCAGTGTGCCCTCTGCATGAAGTGGTTCACGGCGGACACCTTCGGCATAGACACGGC GACCTCCCTCCCTTTCATGACCAACTATGTCTTTCATTGCAATGTGTGTCACCATAGTGGCAACACGTACTTCCTGCGGAAGCAGGCCA ATCTTCGGGAGATGTGCCTCACTGCCTTGGCCAACTTGACATGGCGGTCAAGGACTCAAGATGAACACCCAAAGACCATGTTCTCCAAGGATAAG GACATCATTCCGTTTATCGATAAGCACTGGGAGTGCATGACCACCCGGCAGAGGCCTGGCAAGCTGACGTGGCCGAACAATATCGTGAAGGCCATG AGCAAAGAGCGAGATGTCTTTCTGGTCAAAGAGCACCCAGATCCAGGAAGCAAAGATCCAGAAGAGGACTACCCCAAATTCGGACTACTGGACCAG GACCTGGCGAACATCGGCCCTTCTTATGATAGCCAGAAACAGCCTACATCCGTCTCCACTGGGACTGGACTTAATG GTGGACTGGCACCTGGAGGCACTGGGAAAGGGCGAGGAGCAAAGCGCAAGCAGCAGGAGGGTGGCACGACTGGCACTGCCAAGCGAACTCGCAG CGACCCCCTCTTTTCAGCTCAGCGCCTGCCTCCCCATGGATACCCCCTAGAGCACCCCTTCAACAAGGACGGCTACCGCTACATCCTGGCAGAGCCAGACCCCCACGCGCCCGACCCCGAGAAGCTGGAGCTGGACTGTTGGGCGGGGAAGCCCATCCCTGGGGATCTGTACCGGGCCTGCCTGTATGAGCGCGTGCTGCTCACACTGCACGACCGAG CCCCGCAGCTGAAGATTTCCGACGACCGTCTGACGGTGACGGGGGAGAAGGGCTACTCCATGGTGCGCGCGTCCCACGGCATCAGGAAGGGCTCCTGGTATTTCGAGGCGTCCATCGATGACATGCCCCCTGACACAGCTGCTCGCCTTGGCTGGTCCCAGCCCTTGG GCAACCTTCAAGCCCCGTTGGGCTATGATAAGTTCAGCTACTCATGGCGGAGCAAGAAAGGCACCCGCTTCCACCAGTCCATCGGGAAGCACTACTCAAACAGCTATGGCCAGGGAGACATTCTGGGCTTCTACATCGAGCTGCCGGACAGCACTGAGACCGCCAAGGCCTTGCCGGACACCTATAAGGACAAG GCATTGATCAAGTTCAAAAGCTACCTGTATTTTGAGGAGAAGGACTACCTGGATAAAGCAGAGAAGAGCTTGAAACCAGTGACCCCAAGCAAG ATGATCTTCTACAAGAATGGCATCAATCAGGGGGTGGCTTTTGAAAACCTGTTTGAAGGGATGTACTTTCCCGCCATCTCCCTCTACAAAAATTGCACA GTATCTGTTAACTTTGGGCCTCATTTCAAATACGCTCCCAAGGACATTAAATACCAACCC ATGAGTGACATGGGTTGGGGAGCTGTAATTGAGCACACTCTGGCAGATATCCTGTACCATGTGGAGACCGACGTGGATGGCCGTCGCAGCCCCCCTTGGGAAGGCTGA
- the pnx gene encoding homeobox protein pnx isoform X1, whose protein sequence is MDYLTWVDILDPTKFNGSRTVPRGGVTVQKNNGKQAEAVGIPDCSIVEGQSPPESTADQLRVTEEPRCKTRRIRTAFSLEQLRVLEHSFRASHYLSVFERYGIATALQLSETQVKIWFQNRRTKWKKENKDNVADDQERAVSYYGLPHTDPASSHGPPTPYYHTVPMCSQPALMPSTHHHHHLRHVF, encoded by the exons ATGGATTACCTGACATGGG TAGATATTCTGGATCCTACTAAGTTTAACGGAAGTCGTACGGTTCCTCGGGGAGGTGTCACGGTGCAGAAAAATAATG gcAAACAAGCAGAGGCCGTAGGGATTCCTGACTGTAGCATCGTGGAGGGGCAGAGTCCTCCTGAATCCACCGCAGATCAGCTTCGCGTTACTGAGGAGCCGAGGTGCAAGACGAGGCGCATCCGGACAGCCTTCTCGCTGGAGCAGCTGCGTGTGCTGGAGCATAGCTTCCGGGCCAGCCATTACCTGTCCGTCTTTGAGCGCTACGGCATCGCCACCGCGCTCCAGCTGTCCGAGACGCAGGTGAAGATCTGGTTCCAGAATCGGCGCACCAAgtggaaaaaggaaaataagGACAATGTGGCCGATGACCAAGAGAGAGCCGTATCCTACTATGGCCTACCGCACACGGACCCCGCGAGTTCGCATGGCCCGCCCACGCCTTATTACCACACGGTCCCCATGTGCTCGCAGCCGGCTCTGATGCCTTCGactcatcaccatcatcatcttcgtcatgtattttaa
- the pnx gene encoding homeobox protein pnx isoform X2 gives MQPEKMPEVIKTSFSIVDILDPTKFNGSRTVPRGGVTVQKNNGKQAEAVGIPDCSIVEGQSPPESTADQLRVTEEPRCKTRRIRTAFSLEQLRVLEHSFRASHYLSVFERYGIATALQLSETQVKIWFQNRRTKWKKENKDNVADDQERAVSYYGLPHTDPASSHGPPTPYYHTVPMCSQPALMPSTHHHHHLRHVF, from the exons ATGCAACCagaaaaaatgccagaagttATAAAAACGTCTTTTTCCATAGTAGATATTCTGGATCCTACTAAGTTTAACGGAAGTCGTACGGTTCCTCGGGGAGGTGTCACGGTGCAGAAAAATAATG gcAAACAAGCAGAGGCCGTAGGGATTCCTGACTGTAGCATCGTGGAGGGGCAGAGTCCTCCTGAATCCACCGCAGATCAGCTTCGCGTTACTGAGGAGCCGAGGTGCAAGACGAGGCGCATCCGGACAGCCTTCTCGCTGGAGCAGCTGCGTGTGCTGGAGCATAGCTTCCGGGCCAGCCATTACCTGTCCGTCTTTGAGCGCTACGGCATCGCCACCGCGCTCCAGCTGTCCGAGACGCAGGTGAAGATCTGGTTCCAGAATCGGCGCACCAAgtggaaaaaggaaaataagGACAATGTGGCCGATGACCAAGAGAGAGCCGTATCCTACTATGGCCTACCGCACACGGACCCCGCGAGTTCGCATGGCCCGCCCACGCCTTATTACCACACGGTCCCCATGTGCTCGCAGCCGGCTCTGATGCCTTCGactcatcaccatcatcatcttcgtcatgtattttaa